A single Cellulomonas sp. SLBN-39 DNA region contains:
- a CDS encoding type IIA DNA topoisomerase subunit B — MTTTSDPTGYTARHLSVLEGLEAVRKRPGMYIGTTDSRGLMHCLWEIIDNSVDEALGGHGDRIAVILHADSSVEVHDNGRGIPVDVEPKTGLTGVEVVLTKLHAGGKFGGGSYAASGGLHGVGASVVNALSARLDVEVDRGGRTHRMTFHRGEPGVFDDSAGVGPDAPFEPFVSGSELAVVGKVPRARTGTRVRYWADRQIFSPSATFSYDELVTRARQTSFLVPGLAITVRDERGLAGTPGEHGPHEETFLHTGGVVDFVDHLAPDAQVTDVWHLTGEGSFTETVPVLDERGHMAPREVERRCEVDVAVRWGTGYATEVRSFVNIIATPKGGTHLAGFEAGLLKTIRTQVTANSRRLKVSTKDTAERIEKDDALAGLTAVVTVRLAEPQFEGQTKEVLGTGPVRGIVARVVEKELTALLTSTRREHKAQSALLLDKVVGEMRARISARKQKEISRRKNALESSSLPAKLADCRIDDVARSELFIVEGDSALGTAKLARSSDYQALLPIRGKILNVQKASISDMLKNAECASIIQVVGAGSGRTFDLEAARYGKIVLMTDADVDGAHIRTLLLTLFFRYMRPLVEDGRVYAAVPPLHRIEVLGSGSRKGEYLYTYSEAELATTLKKLDRAGRRYKDDIQRYKGLGEMDADQLAETTMDPRFRTLRRVTVDAAARAEQVFELLMGSDVAPRKDFIVAGAQDLDRSRIDA; from the coding sequence GTGACGACCACCTCGGACCCGACCGGCTACACCGCCCGGCACCTGTCGGTGCTCGAGGGCCTCGAGGCCGTGCGCAAGCGCCCCGGCATGTACATCGGCACGACCGACAGCCGCGGGCTCATGCACTGCCTCTGGGAGATCATCGACAACTCGGTCGACGAGGCGCTCGGCGGTCACGGCGACCGCATCGCGGTGATCCTGCACGCGGACTCCTCGGTCGAGGTGCACGACAACGGCCGTGGCATCCCCGTGGACGTGGAGCCGAAGACGGGTCTGACCGGCGTCGAGGTCGTGCTCACCAAGCTCCACGCGGGGGGCAAGTTCGGCGGCGGCTCGTACGCCGCGTCCGGCGGCCTGCACGGCGTCGGTGCCTCGGTCGTCAACGCGCTGTCCGCGCGGCTCGACGTCGAGGTCGACCGCGGGGGTCGCACGCACCGCATGACGTTCCACCGCGGCGAGCCCGGTGTGTTCGACGACAGCGCCGGCGTCGGGCCCGACGCCCCGTTCGAGCCGTTCGTCTCCGGCTCCGAGCTCGCCGTCGTCGGCAAGGTGCCGCGCGCGCGCACGGGGACCCGGGTGCGGTACTGGGCGGACCGGCAGATCTTCTCCCCGTCGGCGACGTTCTCCTACGACGAGCTCGTGACCCGTGCCCGGCAGACGAGCTTCCTCGTGCCGGGCCTGGCGATCACGGTGCGCGACGAGCGCGGCCTGGCCGGGACCCCCGGCGAGCACGGCCCGCACGAGGAGACCTTCCTGCACACCGGCGGCGTCGTGGACTTCGTCGACCACCTCGCACCGGACGCCCAGGTCACCGACGTGTGGCACCTGACGGGCGAGGGCTCGTTCACCGAGACGGTGCCGGTGCTGGACGAGCGCGGCCACATGGCGCCGCGCGAGGTCGAGCGCCGGTGCGAGGTCGACGTCGCGGTCCGCTGGGGCACGGGCTACGCCACCGAGGTGCGCAGCTTCGTCAACATCATCGCCACCCCCAAGGGCGGCACGCACCTGGCCGGCTTCGAGGCCGGCCTGCTCAAGACGATCCGCACGCAGGTGACCGCGAACTCCCGCCGCCTGAAGGTGTCGACCAAGGACACCGCCGAGCGGATCGAGAAGGACGACGCCCTCGCCGGCCTCACCGCGGTGGTGACGGTGCGGCTCGCCGAGCCCCAGTTCGAGGGCCAGACCAAGGAGGTCCTCGGCACCGGGCCCGTGCGCGGCATCGTCGCCCGCGTCGTGGAGAAGGAGCTCACGGCGCTGCTGACGTCCACGCGCCGCGAGCACAAGGCCCAGTCCGCGCTGCTGCTCGACAAGGTCGTGGGGGAGATGCGGGCGCGGATCTCGGCCCGCAAGCAGAAGGAGATCTCGCGGCGCAAGAACGCGCTGGAGTCGTCGTCGCTGCCCGCCAAGCTCGCGGACTGCCGCATCGACGACGTCGCGCGCAGCGAGCTGTTCATCGTCGAGGGAGACAGCGCCCTCGGCACGGCCAAGCTCGCGCGCAGCTCGGACTACCAGGCGCTGCTGCCGATCCGCGGCAAGATCCTCAACGTCCAGAAGGCGTCCATCAGCGACATGCTGAAGAACGCGGAGTGCGCCTCGATCATCCAGGTCGTCGGCGCCGGGTCGGGTCGCACGTTCGACCTCGAGGCCGCGCGGTACGGGAAGATCGTGCTGATGACCGACGCGGACGTCGACGGTGCGCACATCCGCACGCTGCTGCTCACGCTGTTCTTCCGGTACATGCGCCCGCTCGTCGAGGACGGTCGGGTCTACGCCGCCGTCCCGCCGCTGCACCGGATCGAGGTGCTCGGCTCCGGGTCGCGCAAGGGCGAGTACCTCTACACCTACTCGGAGGCCGAGCTCGCCACGACGCTGAAGAAGCTGGACCGTGCCGGTCGCCGCTACAAGGACGACATCCAGCGGTACAAGGGTCTGGGCGAGATGGACGCCGACCAGCTCGCCGAGACGACGATGGACCCCCGCTTCCGCACGCTGCGGCGCGTGACCGTCGACGCCGCCGCCCGCGCCGAGCAGGTGTTCGAGCTGCTGATGGGCTCGGACGTCGCGCCCCGCAAGGACTTCATCGTCGCCGGCGCGCAGGACCTCGACCGCTCCCGCATCGACGCCTGA
- a CDS encoding GNAT family N-acetyltransferase: protein MTGTTETAPLAVRAAAPTVLDEPSSASGLTWRPLAATDAAELGALTAVVEDADGVPYRTAVEEVVDELEAPWRDLALDTRVGVDADGRMRAWMGVDAPPGDESVVRVFLGGGVDPAWRGRGVGRELVRWGTGRARQVLATCGKDAPARIAAHAEDVATGTVRLYRAAGLTPIRYYTEMGRPLSGPLPPVPALDGLRVVPWSPELDDAVRLAHNEAFADHWGSEPRTAEQWSQGRSMFAPTWSFVAVDDSGEVVGYALSGRFEQDWEVAGYRSGYTELLGVRRAWRGRKVAVALLATVMRAYAADGMAYAELGVDTANPSGAHGLYASLGYEVAHSSTMLSIEV, encoded by the coding sequence ATGACCGGGACCACCGAGACCGCACCCCTGGCCGTCCGCGCCGCCGCACCGACCGTCCTCGACGAGCCGTCGTCCGCGTCCGGCCTGACGTGGCGTCCCCTCGCGGCGACCGACGCGGCCGAGCTCGGCGCGCTCACCGCCGTCGTGGAGGACGCCGACGGGGTGCCGTACCGGACGGCGGTCGAGGAGGTCGTCGACGAGCTCGAGGCCCCGTGGCGCGACCTGGCGCTCGACACCCGGGTCGGCGTCGACGCCGACGGGCGGATGCGGGCCTGGATGGGCGTCGACGCCCCGCCCGGCGACGAGTCGGTCGTCCGTGTCTTCCTCGGGGGCGGGGTCGACCCCGCGTGGCGGGGTCGCGGTGTCGGCCGCGAGCTCGTGCGGTGGGGGACGGGGCGGGCGCGGCAGGTGCTGGCGACGTGCGGCAAGGACGCGCCCGCGCGGATCGCGGCCCATGCGGAGGACGTCGCCACGGGCACGGTCCGCCTCTACCGTGCTGCGGGACTGACCCCGATCCGGTACTACACCGAGATGGGCCGCCCGCTGTCCGGGCCGCTGCCGCCGGTCCCCGCGCTCGACGGTCTCCGGGTCGTGCCGTGGAGCCCCGAGCTCGACGACGCCGTCCGCCTGGCCCACAACGAGGCGTTCGCCGACCACTGGGGCAGCGAGCCGCGCACCGCCGAGCAGTGGAGCCAGGGGCGGTCGATGTTCGCCCCGACGTGGAGCTTCGTCGCGGTCGACGACTCCGGCGAGGTCGTCGGCTACGCGCTGTCCGGCCGGTTCGAGCAGGACTGGGAGGTCGCCGGCTACCGCTCGGGGTACACCGAGCTGCTCGGGGTGCGCCGCGCGTGGCGGGGTCGGAAGGTCGCCGTGGCGCTGCTCGCCACGGTGATGCGCGCGTACGCCGCCGACGGCATGGCGTATGCCGAGCTCGGTGTCGACACCGCCAACCCGTCGGGTGCGCACGGGCTGTACGCCTCGCTCGGGTACGAGGTCGCGCACTCCTCGACGATGCTCAGCATCGAGGTGTGA
- a CDS encoding ABC transporter ATP-binding protein: MTDVLDLQAVTIRRGTTTILDDLSWTVREGERWVVLGRNGAGKTTLLQVASGRMHPTSGAAELLGSRLGATDVFELRPRIGLSSAALADRIPSGETVRDVVLTAAYGVTGRWREAYEEVDESRAGDLLAAFGVDHLADRFFGTLSEGERKRVQIARALMSDPELLLLDEPAAGLDLGGREELVGALAELARDPRSPALVLVTHHVEEIPPGFTHLLLLRQGRVHAAGPIVDVLTAENLSGAFDVSLRLDHADGRWSAHAVTSTAVRGAH, from the coding sequence ATGACCGACGTGCTCGACCTGCAGGCCGTGACGATCCGCCGAGGGACGACGACGATCCTCGACGACCTCTCCTGGACGGTCCGTGAGGGGGAGCGCTGGGTGGTCCTCGGCCGCAACGGCGCCGGCAAGACCACGCTGCTGCAGGTGGCGTCGGGCCGCATGCACCCGACGAGCGGTGCCGCCGAGCTGCTGGGCTCGCGCCTCGGCGCGACCGACGTGTTCGAGTTGCGCCCGCGCATCGGGCTGTCGAGCGCCGCGCTCGCTGACCGGATCCCGTCAGGGGAGACCGTCCGTGACGTCGTGCTCACCGCGGCGTACGGGGTCACCGGGCGGTGGCGCGAGGCGTACGAGGAGGTCGACGAGTCCCGCGCGGGCGACCTGCTCGCGGCGTTCGGCGTGGACCACCTCGCGGACCGGTTCTTCGGCACCCTCTCCGAGGGGGAGCGCAAGCGCGTGCAGATCGCCCGGGCGCTCATGAGCGACCCCGAGCTGCTGCTGCTCGACGAGCCCGCCGCGGGCCTGGACCTGGGCGGCCGCGAGGAGCTCGTGGGGGCGCTGGCCGAGCTGGCGCGCGACCCGCGCTCGCCCGCGCTCGTGCTGGTGACGCACCACGTCGAGGAGATCCCCCCGGGGTTCACGCACCTGCTGCTGCTGCGGCAGGGGCGTGTGCACGCCGCCGGGCCGATCGTCGACGTCCTCACGGCCGAGAACCTCTCGGGGGCGTTCGACGTGAGCCTGCGCCTCGACCACGCCGACGGCCGCTGGTCGGCCCACGCGGTGACGAGCACGGCGGTCCGCGGCGCGCACTGA
- a CDS encoding NfeD family protein: MGWLWWVGGALALGVLEMISLDLVLIMLAGGALAGAVAAGLGAPVIVQVVVAAVTAAVLLFTLRPWLLGHLRRRVPLQETNVHALVGRDAVTVASVDGVTGRVKLAGEVWSARTADGTTLPPGTPVVVARIDGATAVVGPAPASAGDAAVRGPLTA; the protein is encoded by the coding sequence ATGGGGTGGCTCTGGTGGGTCGGCGGAGCGCTCGCGCTGGGCGTCCTCGAGATGATCTCGCTGGACCTGGTCCTCATCATGCTCGCCGGCGGGGCGCTCGCCGGTGCCGTGGCGGCGGGTCTGGGCGCACCCGTGATCGTCCAGGTGGTCGTCGCGGCGGTGACCGCCGCGGTGCTGCTGTTCACGCTGCGCCCGTGGCTGCTGGGCCACCTGCGCCGGCGCGTGCCGCTGCAGGAGACGAACGTGCACGCCCTGGTCGGCCGGGACGCGGTCACCGTGGCGAGCGTCGACGGCGTCACCGGTCGGGTCAAGCTGGCCGGCGAGGTGTGGAGCGCGCGCACCGCGGACGGCACCACGCTCCCGCCCGGCACGCCGGTGGTGGTGGCGCGGATCGACGGCGCGACGGCCGTGGTCGGTCCCGCGCCCGCGTCCGCCGGTGACGCCGCCGTGCGAGGTCCGCTGACCGCCTGA